In Magnolia sinica isolate HGM2019 unplaced genomic scaffold, MsV1 ctg424, whole genome shotgun sequence, the sequence TTCTTTTCTATTCATATTTACAGGTTTTATATGGTGTTTATATAACAATTCTGTTAATCCAACACCATTTGGTGTGACATTGCTGGACAAGTCAGGTTGCTCCTTAGCGGCAGTCTAACTTTGACTTGATAATTCCTGAACTCTCCTACTGAGTTTAAATAGACCATTTCTTCCTTGTGTCCATGACTAACACAGGAGGATTTTCTTTCGCTGTCAAGATAAGCTTTGACAATTTTGTAGCATGGGCTTGAATCAGCTTCTGTTGAGGTATGAGGGGCCAAAACCGCAAGAGGTTGCTTTAAATTTCAGGGTCTGTGGGGGAATTATTAAGCTCCCGTTGGGCCGAAAGCCCATTTTCCCAAATTGCCACCACTCTTATTTCTTGTCCTACAAGGGAGCTTGAGGGCAATTCATGCTGATTTTTAAAACTCATACTGTCTGATGCTGAATTCAGTTATGCACTTAATATATTTCTGGAAGCACGCCTTTATTTCAACTgtcacactggaattatcactgATGCACAATTTGGCACTTATCCTAAGTCCAAACACACACTTAGCAATTTGAATTGCTGCTGTGATTATGTCAGTGAGGGATGGAATGTCTTTATTCGTGTATAGATCCATTTACAGCTTTTCTGGTTTCAATCTGGATGTCACAATGTATGGTCTTCGTTCAGATTGTTTGTTTTTCAGGCAATCCTCCTGATGTCTGTGTCATAAAATCATGACTTTGGGAAAACCTAAACAAATAAAATGATGAGCGCTTCTGAAGAATCACATCTTTGGCATATGCATTTTAAAAGAAAGTATCAAATAGACTAAAATAGTACACCCCTTTCTTTCCAACttgacatcttttttttttttttttgggggggggggagtgaTCGTGGGAAAAGTCAACTCATCTGTCTGAAAGCTTACTATCTATAACTGTCTTAGCAACACAGGTGGTGCGACTTACTGTGCGGTTGCAGCTCTACGGTTGATGGGATTCATCAAAGATGATAGTCTATCCAAATTCATTTCATCTTCTGTCATCAACGTGCCAGCGTTGCTGGAGTGGAGCTTGGAGGTgtcttttcttctcctcctttgttttctttctttcttttcttcttcttcttcttcttcttttgtcagtCTCAAAGCAGTATGTGATATCAATATTTTTGTGATACACCATTCCTAAGGTAGCTGCAGGATTCTTCTGCATCATGAAAATGGATGATTGCAACCGATAGTCCgcatttaatgaggcccaaatTGTACGAGGAGTGCCATCTTTAGGGATCTCCAATCCCCCATGTGGCCCACAATATGAACGATTTCAATCACCAAAATGCAGGCCAAGCAAATTCTCAATCAACATCATAGATTTCCTCATCATGGATTGTGCTTTCAGGTTTAAGATTGAAGTGTCATAATAAGCACCTGATGTCATTTCTGAAATGTATTAGATGGTTGGATATTGTGATCTTGCGATACAAATTCGACAGGGTGCATTTTGCTGCCCTCTGTACTCTAATATCAGTGACAACCTCTGCAGATGTTAGCATTTGAATGTGAAAGTTTACACCCTTCCCTTTTCCTACTACAGAGGCAAACAATTGATGGTGGATTTCAAGGCCGAACCAACAAGCCTAGTGACACATGTTATGCATTTTGGTAAGCCCACATAGCCATGAAGTTAAGGGCTTCTTTTGGATTGATGGAATCCAAAAGtaactgtataaaagaaaatgtCTTCTGTAGATCTGTCATTTTCCACCCATTGTGACAAGAAAGTAACCAGTGGAATACGATTTTCTTTTCCAAGGTTTTCCTCAAAAAAGGGTCTTTCCCTTTCCTCCAAAAAACTCGATTGTCCTCATTTCCACAAAATTTTTGAGAAACAGGTTTTACTTTTTGACCATTGACTATTCCACAATTCTCTGAACATGATGGAAATTAAAACAACCAACCTTTTTTAGATTCTTTTCAATGGATTTCCTCATCCACAGTTTCCCTCAGATATGACATTTTCCTTTCCAAATCTACACTTTGGATTCcatcaatccaaacaggcccctaagAGTCTGCAGCTGCATTTGGTGTGATGTTTAAAAAGGGCAATGTGGCATTCAGGGTCGGCGGTGTTTTGAAGATCTTAGGAGCTCACCACTTCTTTGACAAGGATGCTCTGCGTGCTTTTTTGCTTTCCTGTCAGACCCCATTACATGGTTCTTCACCTTCTCTCTCTGCTGTCATAGCTCTATTATTAATTGTAGATGCAGTCCATTTTAATCCTCCCAAGGTTTACACCGTATATGTGGCGTACATGTATGATGAGGTGAACCGTCCATTCATCGTAAGGCTCAATAAATGGATCCTACACCAAAAATCACTCCAATCGGACAACCTAATTGTGAAACATATGTTGTACAAAAAACTGTCAGCTTGATTACTATTGTCCtattgttgtaattttttattttattttttggtccatAAGACATTTGTCCTTGTGCctgtgaatggatggtttggaacaCCATGTACATGCCGTATGGAGAGTTTTCATTCCCATATTTATGCTATCCATAAGGATATGAATAGCATCCTCAGACTCCCGTGCTATACAATTGGGATCCAGGCTATTGATCTGATGTGCCCCACAATAGCCCCCCAAACCTCCTGGacaggatgatcctaaccttctaCCAGTGTCTTGGATCCCCAACCTATATGGGGACATAAACAGTTAAGAAATGCAGCAAACATTTAATAGGAACGAGGATCCAAAGATTGGTCAGGATCTTCACATCCTGGAGATTTTGGGCTGTGgtcaatccatggtgggacccattggatcAGCCCGGATCATCAATTGTAACTAATGTCATTCTGGAGCTCCTCTTTTAATTCTATTGATTCTTCTGCACCAGTACGGCGGTTTCAGTAAATTCCCAAATCAGCTGCCGGACCTCTACCATACCTACTATGGGTTTTGTGCATTTAGCTTGTTGGATGAACCTGGGCTAAAACCGCTCTGCATCGAGCTTGGCACCACTGATTTTTCCTCTGGAATGTGACCATCTTCTGCAAATCCAAAGGCTTCTACGAGGATTGCAGCCAAATGCTGAATACAGCAAAATGCAAGAGAGGATGGAATTCGGTTGGTGAAAATGGTCATCCAATTGGCAGCATGCAATTTGAGTACAGATTCAAATAGCTATTGATTTCATTGTGACATAAACTGTATTACAAAATGCTTATTGTTATCATTTTGAGGTGTATTACAAATCCGTATTACAAATCTCATTGAAATTTCATTTGGGTGCATTCTGGCCCATTTTTAGGAAAATcccaaaaatagtgattggattatCTTAGCTGTCACTTTAGAAGCAAAAAATGGACAGCTAAGAAATGGgtagtgaaaaagaa encodes:
- the LOC131236362 gene encoding geranylgeranyl transferase type-1 subunit beta-like isoform X2, with amino-acid sequence MEMDSSGLTSSSFDKDRHITFLEMMVHTLPADYQEQDINRLTLAYFAISGLDILNALDRENSMDFIVQELLNFKHMMSGFMPIHTGAEKDLRFIYCAAAICSMLNNWSGMDRKKAKEYILNCQSYDGGFGLVPGSESHGGATYCAVAALRLMGFIKDDSLSKFISSSVINVPALLEWSLERQTIDGGFQGRTNKPSDTCYAFWVGGVLKILGAHHFFDKDALRAFLLSCQTPLHGSSPSLSAVIALLLIVDAVHFNPPKVYTVYVAYMYDEVNRPFIVRLNKWILHQKSLQSDNLIVKHMLYKKLSA